CATCGAGGACATTCTCGAGGAGATCGTCGGCGAGATCGCGGACGAGTACGACACCGAGCGCGCGCCGGTCGAGTGGGTCGACGCCGACACCGCCCGGCTCACGGCCCGGATGGCGGTCGAGGACCTGGGGCAGCTGTTCGGCACGCCGATCGAGGACGCCGGCGACGTGGAGACGGTCGGCGGGCTGCTCGCCCGCGAGCTCGGCCGGGTCCCGATCCCGGGCGCGACCGTCTCGGTCGACGGGCTGCGGCTGACCGCCGAGACCACCGGCGGCCGCCGCAACCGCATCGACACCGTCCTGGTCAGCCGGGAGGCGCCGGCCGAGGTCGTCCGCGACCGCCGGCCGGCCGAGCGCGGCGCCGAGAGCTGATCAGCCCGCGAGGGCGTCCAGTTCGGCCCGGACGGCGGCCTCCTCCTGCGGCGTCCGCACGATCGCCAGGGCCCGGCCGAGATGGCGGCGGGCGGCGTCGACATCTCCCTCGGCCGCCGCGACCCGGGTGGGCGGTCCCCCGGGAGGGCCGCCCGCCCGGGTTGGCAGGATGGCGGGTGTGAGCGAGCTGGGTGTGGAGGACGCGAAGATCGTGACGTTGGCGCGGGCGGCGCGGGGGCGGATCGGAGCCGCCGAGGGGGCGGCCGTACGGGACACCGACGGGCGGACGTACGTGGGTACGACCGTCGCGCTGCCGTCGCTGAGCCTGTCCGCGCTCCAGGCCGCGGTCGCCGCCGCGGTCGCCAGCGGCGCCCGG
This genomic window from Mycobacteriales bacterium contains:
- a CDS encoding cytidine deaminase, giving the protein MSELGVEDAKIVTLARAARGRIGAAEGAAVRDTDGRTYVGTTVALPSLSLSALQAAVAAAVASGARGLEAAALVTDADQADEAGRAAVADLTRDAPVIVAGPDGTPR